In Luteipulveratus mongoliensis, the DNA window ATGAGGTTGTGCCGCGGCCCAAGAGGAGAGCGGGTTGTTGACGATTTAGAGCGCCAGGGAAGGGAATTCGCAGGATGGCAGCGATCCCGGTGGCTGACGGGCGTGCTCGTGCTATCACTGGATCACGACCTCAAGGGAGAGGTCGACGGGACAGGGGTGCGGTACGACCTGAGGCGGGGGCTTCTGGTCGGTGCCGACGGGTAGGGGGTTGGCCGTGGCCGAGTCGTCCTTCGATCTGCTCACGCAGCCCTGGGTTGCCGTCCGGGACGACGACGGCGTGCACGAGCTGTCGCTGATCGACACATTTGCGCGGGCGCACGAGTTGACAGGTCTTGCTGGGGAGCTGGCCACCCAGGATCTCGCGGTGCTGCGACTTCTCCTGGTGATCCTGCGTCGGACGATGGGTTCGGTCCGCGGGGACGGCGAGGCGATCGACCGCTGGGCGGAGTGGTGGCAGGCCGAGTCACTGCCCACACCACAGATCGACGCCTACCTGGCCGGCTGCTCCGAACGGTTCGACCTCCTGCACCCCACGACACCGTTCATGCAGGTGGCCGGGCTCGAGGCGGGCAAGACGTCCGGCCTGGTCAAGCTGATTGGCGACGTGCCGGACGGACACCGGTACTTCACCCTCCGGTCGGGTGCGGGTCTGCGGTCGCTGTCATACGCCGAGGCGGCGCGGTGGGTGGTGCACTGTCAGGCGTTCGACCCGTCCGGCATCAAGTCCGGAGCGCTGGACGATGGACGGACCAAAGGCGGCAGGGGCTACCCCATCGGAACCGGCTGGACCGGTCGCTGCGGTCTCGTCGTCATGGAGGGCGCAAACCTCAAGGAGACGCTGCTCCTGAACTTGCGCCTCGATCCGGACGACGCCCCCGAAGACCGGCCCGTCTGGGAGCGGGAGATACCGACCGAGACACCCGATCCGATGCACGTCGTCGCGGCTGGTCCCTGTGACCTGATGACCTGGCCGATTCGGCGAATCCGGTTGATACACAACGGTTCTGAGGTCACCGACGCCATCATCGCCAACGGCACTCCCGTGCAGTGGCACAACCAGCACCGGCTCGAGACGATGACGGCGTGGCGCCGCAGCTCCGGTCAGGAGAAGAAGCACGGTGTGCCCGCCTACATGCCGCACGAGCACGATGCCAACCGCTCGTTCTGGCGAGGTCTGCAAAGCCTCATGGTGACCGGCGGCGAGCGGCGTACCACCAGCAATGACGCCGAGCAGTCGCTGCCGCCGCGCACCCTCGACTGGATCGCGACCCTGCAGGCCGATGACGCTCTGGACGTGGACCACCCGACCCGGATGCGTGCGATCGGCATGGTCTATGGCAGCAACAGCTCGGTGGTGGCGAGCGTGGTCGACGACGCGTTGCAGCTGAGGCTGTCCGTGCTGACCGACTCGGACCTCGAAGCAGAGGTGGTCGCCGCGCTCCGGGCCGCGGACGAGGGCGTACAAGCCCTGGCCAACCTGGCAGCCAACCTGGCCCGCGCGTCGGGCGCTCTGCCCGAGGAGGATCGCGAGGCGGCTCGGGCGCAGGGCTACTACGGCCTGGACCAGGGCTTTCGCCGATGGGTGTCGACGTTGTCGACGCGCTCGGACCCGACCGAGCGGCGTACGGCGTGGCAGAGCTACGTCCATCACACGCTCGGGGCGATGGGTGACGCACTCGTCACAGCCTCTGGTGATCAGGTCTGGCGTGGCCGACTCGTCACCCAGACCAAAGGCGGCGAGCGTCTCGTCAACGCGCCCGTCGCACACCTGTGGTTCACCGGCACGCTGCGCTCGGTCCTCCCGGCCGCGAACCAGGTCCAACCCAGTGACCGCACCACACCGGAGAGCGCCGATGTCTGAGTCGACAGCAACCAGGTCCACGACCGATCAGGTCATGGACGCAGCCCGAGAGCGGATCTCCGAGCTGCAACGCGACTACCTCCCCAGCGGTGCCCGCGACCAACCCACGGCGCGCGCGGCCGGGATGATGGCCGCGCTGCGACGTCTCGAGCCGTCGGCCCTCACAGCCGAGCCGAAGGTGTGGGAGCTGACCCTCGGTGGTCTGCCGCCCGGGCTCGCCGGCCATGGCGACCAGCCGTCCCGCGCGGAGCGAGCGGTTCACGCGGGACTGGTGTTGTACGCCGTACACCAGCAGTCCCGGCCGGAACCGATGCACGTGCCGGGTGTCTCCCTGGGCGCGGCGATCCGGAGGCTGGCGAAGGCGCGGTCGCCGAAGGACGAGCTCGACCCGGCCACGCTGCGACGATTCGAGCAGGTCATCGTCTCGACCACGTGGGAGCGACGGCTCTATCACCTGCGCGAGCTGATGACCCTCCTTCGCGCCCATCGGCTGCCGCTCGACCACGTTCGCCTGACCGGGGACCTGTTCGACCTGCAACTGGCCGTGTCCGTTGAGCGCGTACGACTTCGGTGGGGCCGCGACCTGCACCGACCCGGTCGATCAGAGGACCAGACCACTTCAGCAAGTCAGGACGGAGACCAGCCATGACCGGACGGTTCATCGACATCCACGTGTTGCAGACGGTGCCGCCGAGCAATATCAACCGCGACGACACCGGCAAACCGAAGTCGGCGGTGTTCGGTGGCGTACCGAGGGCTCGCGTGAGCAGCCAGGCGTGGAAGCGCGCGACGCGAGCGGCGTACGGAGATCACCTGAACGATGCGGATCTCGGGGTGCGGACCAAGCGCGTGGTCGAACAGATCTGCGGGCGACTCGCCAAGAGTCATCCGGAACTCGCGCCGGACGAAGCGCGCACCCGCGCCGAGAAGGTGATCGAGGCACTCGGCCTCAAGCTGGAGAAGCCGCGTGGCAAGGCCAAGGGCGGCGAGGATGCCGACGACGCCTTTCGGGGCACCGAGTACCTCGTCTTCTTCAGCAACACCCAGATCGAGCGGCTCGCCGCGTTGGCCGCCGACGGCGATGGGGCATCGGTCGACAAGAAGGTCGCGAAGGCCGCGGCAGGTGGTGACCATGGCGTCGAGGTGTCCCTCTTCGGGCGCATGGTCGCCGACGACAAGGGCCTCAATGTCGACGCGTCCGTGCAGGTGGCGCACGCGATCAGCACCCACGCGGTCGAGCTGGAGCAGGACTACTTCACCGCAGTCGACGACCGCAATCCGGAGGGCCAGTCTGGAGCCGGGATGCTCGGGACGATCGAGTTCAACTCGGCCACGTTGTATCGGTACGCGACGGTCAATGTCGCGGGACTGCGCGACAACCTCGGCGATGACGCTGCGACGGTCCGCGCGGTGCAGGCGTTCGTGCGGGCGTTCATCAGGAGCATGCCGACCGGCAAGCAGAACACCTTCGCCAACCGAACCGTCCCGGACGCCGTCGTGGTGATCGTGCGAGAGGATCAACCGGTCAACCTGGTTGGCGCCTTCGAGGACCCGGTAGTCGCCAACGGAGAGGGACTGATCGAGCAGTCCGCGGCTCGGCTGGCCGCCGAGGTCGCGTCGGTGCGGGACTTCGTCTCTGCGCCGGTAGCGTCCCTCGTGGTGGCCCGCCAGAGGGCGGCCGCGCTCGCTGGCGTCGGCGAGAAGGTCTCGTTGGACGGGCTCGTGGAGCGGCTCGATGGGCTGGTGCTCGTGCCAACCGAGCCGTTGCCGGCATGAGTGTTCTCCTTCTCCGACTAGCCGGACCCTTGCAGGCCTGGGGGGACTCCGGTTCACGGTTCACGCGGCGGGAGACCAGGCCAGAGCCCACCAAGAGCGGGGTCCTCGGCCTGCTCGCCGCTGCGGCGGGGCGTCGGCGGACCGACCCGGTCGAAGATCTGGCGGGGCTGCGGTTCGGGGTGCGCGTCGACCAGCGCGGCACGCTCGTCCGGGACTTTCAGACTGCGCATCGGCCGACCGACGAAGCGATGATGCCGCTCTCGACGCGCTACTACCTCTCGGACGCTGTCTTCGTTGCCGGTGTCGAGGGCGACCATGAGCTGCTCGTCAGTCTCGACGAGGCGATCAGAGCGCCTGCCTTTCCCCTCTATCTGGGGCGTCGGTCCTGTCCGCCTATTGGGCGAATCAGCCTGGGGGTTAAAGAAACTCGTCTGTACGACGGGTTGCGCGACGCGCCGTGGGAGGCAGCGGGATGGCACCGCCAGTCTCAGAGCGATCCCGCATACTTGCCGGTTCTGATGGACGCGCCACACGACGGCGACCAGTTGGCGTACGACACGGAGTCCGTCCAGGACGTACCGATCAGCTATGCCTCGGAGCGGCGAATGTACGGCTGGCGGACCGTCGTTCGAGCCGAGCCGGTGCGCAAACCGAACCCGGATGGTCGATCTGATCGCGTCGATTATTTCGCCGCGCTGGGAGGCGTGTGATGTATCTCGTGCGGATGCGGCTGGACCCGCGCAGCCGGGCCACCCGAAAGGTGCTGTCTTCGGCACAAGCCATGCACGCAGCGGTCCTGCGCGCATGTGGATCGGAGGCGAATGACCTTGTCGCGGAGGGTGACCGGCGGATCCTCTGGCGCGTGGATCAGCATGGGCGCGACGACATCGAGCTCTACCTGACGAGCCCCGGCAAACCCTCTCCGGACGGCTCCGCGCTTCCGGACGGGCTGCCGCCCGTCGGCTCCTGGGACATCGCCGACTACGAGCCGTTCCTGTCTCAGCTGGGCCCTGGTCAACGCTGGCTGTTCCGGCTGACTGCCAACCCGGTGCGATCGATGAGTCGCGCGGCGCCGGATGGGCGGCGCGTGCGAGGCAAGCCGATTCCATTGACGCACGCTCATCAGGAGGAGTGGCTCGTGGCACGCGCCGAGCGTCACGGGTTCACGATCCCTCTGAACAGCCTTGACAGTCCTGAGGTTTCGGCTCGCGAGCTGCTCCAACGAGATCGTCACACGACGTCGTTCAACAGGCGTTCCGATGGTGAGGACGCAGGTCGTACCGATCGCGTTCAGATCACACGTGTGACGTTCGAGGGTGTGCTGGACGTGACTGATCCCGACGCACTGCGACTCACGCTGCGCAACGGCATGGGCAAGGCACGCGCATACGGTTGCGGCCTCATGACCCTTGCGCCGATGAGATGAAATCACCGCCGGGTCCTCCGCCCGCCGAGATCGGTGAGCTGGTGCGTGCCCAGGATCGAACGAGCTTCCTGTACGTCGAGCGGTGCACAGTTCATCGCGAGGGCAATGCCCTTACGGCACAGGATGATCGGGGCGTCGTCCACATCCCGGCGGCGACGATCGGAGCGCTGCTGTTCGGGCCTGGGACACGTGTCACGTACCAGGCGATGATGCTGCTCGCGGAGATGTGCCGTGCTGAGCCTGTTTGGCCCGGGTCTTGGTCGGATCCGCTCTGCGCTCGCGGAGATGAGCCCACGCACCCGTGTCCCGGGCCGCAGTCCAGGTCGTCCGCTCCGCGCTCGCGGAGATGAGCCCAGGACCGACACCTGCACCGTGTCGCCGACGCGGTCCGCTCCGCGATCGCGGAGATGAGCCCACCATCGGGAGGGGGGTCGTCATGGACGTCCGCTCCGTGCTTGCGGAGATGAGCCTTGCGACTCCTCTGGCGTGATCGAGATCGCCTGGTCCGCTTCGCACTCGCGGAGATGAGCCCGAGATGACGACAGCAGTGGCGGCGACCACCACGTCCGCTCCGCGCTCGCGGAGATGAGCCGACGCTGGCCAAGCAGGCGCAGCACTTCGCCAAGTCCGCTCCGCGCTCGCGGAGATGAGCCCCGGATCGCTTGCGACGCCGCGCCAGGCTCGCCGTCCGCTCCGCGCTCGCGGAGATGAGCCGTTCAGCAAGACCAACGTCGACCAGTGGCGCATGTCCGCTCCGCGCTCGCGGAGATGAGCCGACGCTGGCCAAGCAGGCGCAGCACTTCGCCAAGTCCGCTCCGCGCTCGCGGATATGAGCCCAGGGAGACGCCAGCCTTCACGGTCTGGAAGGTGTCCGCTCCGCGCTCGCGGAGATGAGCCCTGCTTGGTCTTCGTGCCCTGCCACGGGTACTCGTCCGCTCCGCGCTCGCGGAGATGAGCCGTACTCGACCGGCACGCCGAACACGTCAGCGATGTCCGCTCCGCGCTCGCGGAGAAGAGCCCTACGGACGGAGTGACGACGATGACGACGACTGGTCGCTCCGCGCTCGCGGAGATGAGCCCGGCTACATCGGCGCGGCGGCGTTCGCCCAAGGGTCCGCTCCGCGCTCGCGGAGATGAGCCCGCGCGACGCTCGTCAGCTTCACGCGTCGATGTCCGCTCCGCGCTCGCGGAGATGAGCCGGAGCGGGTCATGATCACAGAAACAGGAACCAAGTCCGCTCCGCGCCCGCGGAGATGAGCCCGCGCCGGCGTGGTCGAGGTAGTAGGTGACGACGTCCGCTCCGCGCTCGCGGAGATGAGCCCTGCCTGACGACTGCGCTTGTCCGCTGCTGCTGGTCCGCTCCGCGCTTGCGGAGATGAGCCGGCGTTCAGCGGCCAGACGATCGACATCGACGTGTCCGCTCCGCGCTCGCGGAGATGAGCCCTCTTCACCGATGGCGGCCCGCTGCTGCTGGTCCGCTCCGCGCTCGCGGAGATGAGCCCTGCTTGGTCTTCGCGCCCTGCCACGGGTACTCGTCCGCTCCGCTCGCGGAGATGAGCCCGGAGGGGGAGCAAGTGAGCCGACTCAGGCTGATTCCGCTCCGCGCTCGCGGAGATGAGCCCCTCAGTGGGGGAGGAAGTGGGGGAGGACGGACGAGCACGGCACGTCCGCTCCGCGCTCGCGGAGATGAGCCCCTCAGTGGGGGAGGAAGTGGGGGAGGACGGACGAGCACGGCACGTCCGCTCCGCGCTCGCGGAGATGAACCCTACGTCCTACGGCTGACTCGCGATGAACTCAAGTCCGCTCGCGTTCGCGGAGATGAGCCCTCCACGACGGCTTACTTGGCGGCTCGCTTCACATCCGCTCCGCGCTCGCGGAGATGAGCCCAGGTACCGGTGCGCTCCTTTGTGCCGAACACGGTCCGCTCCGCGCTTGCGGAGATGAGCTCCAGCTCTGCTGGTCCTGCTCGACATCGGCGACGTCGGCTCCGCTGACATGAGCCCCGGCCACCGCATGATCCTTCGAGTTCACCCTCCACACATCTCTCGAACGGAGTCATCACGATGACCGCGCCACACATTGTCGACCCTGCTGGGTGAAGCCCCGTCCGGGGCCTCACCGGACCCAATGCGCACCTCGTTGCAGCCCTGGCTGGCGACCAGCGGCGAGACGCGCTCCACGCTGAACTACAGCTTCGGCGAGGCGAGCCAGCACCCAGGCCCGGCTGGAACGCGCCGGCCTGGTCCTGGCCTATCAGCCCGGTGCGGCTGAGAGCGGCGCACTCACCTACCTGCTCGCCGACGGTGCACTGGAGCGGGTGCCCGGCCTGGTCTCCGTGGCAGACCACCTTCGCCGACGAGCATGCTCGACCCTGACGCGACAGGTTGACTGCCGTCACCGCTCGATGCCGTGGCGACCGTCACGGGTTTGCTGGGTGATGGCCGCTCGCACGCGGTAAGCGACACCGGTCGGGCCCTGACTCGCCCGCGTGACGTCTGAGCGCTGTTGGATGACATCGCCCACGACCCGTTCTCGGACCTGCGCCGGCTCAAGTCCAGCCGCCCGAAACAAACGCACGGAAGCGGTAATATCGTTGTGGGACAACGGGTTCCGAGCATTCTGTTGTTCGAGGTCGCGTCCAAGCCGGTGGATCACCTCACTCGCCAGGACGACGGGGTCACCGCGGACCCACTGGCCCATTGTTGGTCTCGGCTGGGCTGGCT includes these proteins:
- the casA gene encoding type I-E CRISPR-associated protein Cse1/CasA, translating into MAESSFDLLTQPWVAVRDDDGVHELSLIDTFARAHELTGLAGELATQDLAVLRLLLVILRRTMGSVRGDGEAIDRWAEWWQAESLPTPQIDAYLAGCSERFDLLHPTTPFMQVAGLEAGKTSGLVKLIGDVPDGHRYFTLRSGAGLRSLSYAEAARWVVHCQAFDPSGIKSGALDDGRTKGGRGYPIGTGWTGRCGLVVMEGANLKETLLLNLRLDPDDAPEDRPVWEREIPTETPDPMHVVAAGPCDLMTWPIRRIRLIHNGSEVTDAIIANGTPVQWHNQHRLETMTAWRRSSGQEKKHGVPAYMPHEHDANRSFWRGLQSLMVTGGERRTTSNDAEQSLPPRTLDWIATLQADDALDVDHPTRMRAIGMVYGSNSSVVASVVDDALQLRLSVLTDSDLEAEVVAALRAADEGVQALANLAANLARASGALPEEDREAARAQGYYGLDQGFRRWVSTLSTRSDPTERRTAWQSYVHHTLGAMGDALVTASGDQVWRGRLVTQTKGGERLVNAPVAHLWFTGTLRSVLPAANQVQPSDRTTPESADV
- the casB gene encoding type I-E CRISPR-associated protein Cse2/CasB, with amino-acid sequence MSESTATRSTTDQVMDAARERISELQRDYLPSGARDQPTARAAGMMAALRRLEPSALTAEPKVWELTLGGLPPGLAGHGDQPSRAERAVHAGLVLYAVHQQSRPEPMHVPGVSLGAAIRRLAKARSPKDELDPATLRRFEQVIVSTTWERRLYHLRELMTLLRAHRLPLDHVRLTGDLFDLQLAVSVERVRLRWGRDLHRPGRSEDQTTSASQDGDQP
- the cas7e gene encoding type I-E CRISPR-associated protein Cas7/Cse4/CasC — protein: MTGRFIDIHVLQTVPPSNINRDDTGKPKSAVFGGVPRARVSSQAWKRATRAAYGDHLNDADLGVRTKRVVEQICGRLAKSHPELAPDEARTRAEKVIEALGLKLEKPRGKAKGGEDADDAFRGTEYLVFFSNTQIERLAALAADGDGASVDKKVAKAAAGGDHGVEVSLFGRMVADDKGLNVDASVQVAHAISTHAVELEQDYFTAVDDRNPEGQSGAGMLGTIEFNSATLYRYATVNVAGLRDNLGDDAATVRAVQAFVRAFIRSMPTGKQNTFANRTVPDAVVVIVREDQPVNLVGAFEDPVVANGEGLIEQSAARLAAEVASVRDFVSAPVASLVVARQRAAALAGVGEKVSLDGLVERLDGLVLVPTEPLPA
- the cas5e gene encoding type I-E CRISPR-associated protein Cas5/CasD, with protein sequence MSVLLLRLAGPLQAWGDSGSRFTRRETRPEPTKSGVLGLLAAAAGRRRTDPVEDLAGLRFGVRVDQRGTLVRDFQTAHRPTDEAMMPLSTRYYLSDAVFVAGVEGDHELLVSLDEAIRAPAFPLYLGRRSCPPIGRISLGVKETRLYDGLRDAPWEAAGWHRQSQSDPAYLPVLMDAPHDGDQLAYDTESVQDVPISYASERRMYGWRTVVRAEPVRKPNPDGRSDRVDYFAALGGV
- the cas6e gene encoding type I-E CRISPR-associated protein Cas6/Cse3/CasE; translation: MYLVRMRLDPRSRATRKVLSSAQAMHAAVLRACGSEANDLVAEGDRRILWRVDQHGRDDIELYLTSPGKPSPDGSALPDGLPPVGSWDIADYEPFLSQLGPGQRWLFRLTANPVRSMSRAAPDGRRVRGKPIPLTHAHQEEWLVARAERHGFTIPLNSLDSPEVSARELLQRDRHTTSFNRRSDGEDAGRTDRVQITRVTFEGVLDVTDPDALRLTLRNGMGKARAYGCGLMTLAPMR